CCACTATCTTCCTTCCTGTTTATCCATAACAATGgtgtaagttgcattgtttattttactACCATGCTAAATGAGGCTTGATTTAGATTGGTTGAGATATGTATACCCGTGATAAGAGGAAACACCGGTAGCTCGAGTGGCTTCTCCGGCGCACCAACCAAAACCAGCTTTCCCTGAGTCTTCAACAGACCAATCAAAGGGAAGAGAGGGTGCATCGTCGAGACCGTGTCGATTATACCATCCATTGTGCCCATTGCAGCCTAATAGCGAACAGCAACAAGATTAGAAGACAAGCATAGAGGAAAGAAGATTGAGTTTCTTTAATCAGTTAATAATGCAAGGATTGTGCTCTGCATCATGGATACCTGCATCTGATCGGGGTCACGGCTAACCAAAAATGAATGAGCGCCAAGATGCTCAAGAGCCTCCTGCTTCTTTTTTGGAGAGGTACTGATCACTGTCACCTTGATCCCCATAGCTTTTGCAAACTTTACAGCTACATGACCGAGCCCACCAAGCCCGACTACACCCACATGCATACCTGGTTTGTCAAGGCCATAATATTTCAAGGGGCTATACACTGTAATCCCAGCACATAGGAGAGGAGCACCGGCATCAAGAGGGAGATTCTCTGGAATTCGAATTACGTAGTGCTCATCTGCGACCATAATGTCTGAGAAGCCTCCGTATGTGGTGGCTCCATCATGGTACTTGCCACCACTGGTGACTATTGTTTCTGGGCAGTAATTTTCGAGATCGTCATGACAACTATCGCAAGATTGGCATGATCCAACCATGTACCCTACCCCAACTTTATCTCCAACTTTGAACTTTTCAACCTTGCTGCCTACCCCTGTCACTTGCCCCACAATCTC
This genomic interval from Populus alba chromosome 1, ASM523922v2, whole genome shotgun sequence contains the following:
- the LOC118047063 gene encoding probable mannitol dehydrogenase; translation: MAAKSCQDGHPAEAFGWAARDHSGVLSPFKFSRRATGEKDVAIKVLFCGICHSDLHMIKNEWGISSYPVVPGHEIVGQVTGVGSKVEKFKVGDKVGVGYMVGSCQSCDSCHDDLENYCPETIVTSGGKYHDGATTYGGFSDIMVADEHYVIRIPENLPLDAGAPLLCAGITVYSPLKYYGLDKPGMHVGVVGLGGLGHVAVKFAKAMGIKVTVISTSPKKKQEALEHLGAHSFLVSRDPDQMQAAMGTMDGIIDTVSTMHPLFPLIGLLKTQGKLVLVGAPEKPLELPVFPLITGRKIVGGSSIGGIKETQEMIDFAAKNNITADVEVIPMDYVNTALERLSKSDVRYRFVIDIGNTLKI